The following proteins are co-located in the Desulfobaccales bacterium genome:
- a CDS encoding LIC12162 family protein → MNKLTENNQPTYFLATTALEEFWDTSKPLLFLGEWCRRYNRKSFWEPLIGEVLVNPWHDRQQLHKAYHYVADVYERLLPVLGEALNSTHKVNHSKRYWRIILGPWLLFYLPVIYDRYMCLRTALDDYPVVTSTVLGEEAWVTPCDTLEFVQLIKKDPYNLQLYSRILKLLGYDFPQKTFSVVATPFSLSERNSPWGKNRLRKFLVTKLAVLSKRCRANHSIIFRDSYFSRRVELQLIIKTFGRIWPVFEDLTQIPHLKPNTTARLSLQNVLPAENDFERLLNQMLPLDVPQSLMEGFDGLQNEAERIYPSMPKAIFCSGAWYFDEAFKHWAAVSTETGTQLLGAQHGGNYGVLAYHPGEDHEITITDRYFSGGWERSDHRAKVTPWFVTKLAGRKQLGADSKKAGILFVATADPRYLLQIPHTPCRFSRYLLWQSRFLASLNLRLLPKIRVRFFAEDFGWDIAQRWRTSYPEIRVETWDTPFIRSLENCRLYVCDHIGTTFQEALSADKPTILFWDPAINEMRPEAQPYYDRLRAAGILYDTPEAATDGVNVVYDNVVAWWNDPARQEARRIFCNRFARTSSDAVNEWAEEFIRISKEGIITR, encoded by the coding sequence ATGAATAAATTGACCGAGAACAATCAGCCTACCTATTTCCTGGCGACAACCGCCCTCGAAGAGTTCTGGGACACGTCAAAGCCGCTTTTGTTTCTCGGAGAATGGTGCAGACGCTACAATCGCAAATCTTTTTGGGAACCGCTCATTGGAGAAGTACTGGTCAACCCATGGCATGACAGACAACAACTCCATAAGGCTTATCATTATGTCGCTGATGTATACGAGCGACTATTGCCGGTTTTAGGAGAGGCCCTCAATTCCACCCACAAGGTTAATCATAGTAAACGCTATTGGCGAATAATTCTCGGCCCCTGGCTGCTGTTCTACCTTCCGGTTATCTATGACAGATACATGTGCTTGCGCACCGCGTTAGACGATTATCCTGTTGTTACATCGACCGTGTTGGGAGAGGAAGCGTGGGTAACCCCGTGCGATACGCTGGAATTTGTGCAATTGATCAAGAAAGACCCCTATAATCTGCAACTGTATAGTCGAATACTAAAACTATTAGGATACGATTTTCCACAAAAAACATTTTCTGTGGTGGCCACACCATTTTCCCTCTCTGAAAGGAATTCGCCGTGGGGGAAAAACCGTTTGAGAAAATTCTTGGTCACAAAACTGGCTGTATTAAGCAAGAGATGCAGGGCAAACCATTCGATTATTTTTAGGGATTCATATTTTTCTCGACGCGTAGAATTACAGCTAATCATAAAAACCTTTGGCAGAATATGGCCGGTATTTGAAGACCTTACGCAAATACCCCATTTAAAACCGAACACGACTGCAAGATTGAGCCTGCAGAATGTCTTGCCGGCAGAAAATGACTTTGAAAGGTTGTTGAATCAAATGCTTCCGTTAGATGTCCCTCAGAGTCTTATGGAGGGATTCGATGGACTCCAGAATGAAGCGGAGCGCATCTATCCGTCGATGCCCAAAGCAATATTTTGCTCCGGAGCCTGGTACTTCGACGAAGCTTTTAAACACTGGGCGGCGGTTTCAACGGAAACCGGAACCCAGCTCCTCGGCGCACAGCACGGAGGTAACTATGGCGTCTTGGCGTACCACCCGGGAGAAGATCATGAAATTACTATCACTGACCGATATTTTTCCGGGGGATGGGAGCGCTCTGATCATCGCGCCAAGGTGACCCCCTGGTTCGTGACCAAGCTGGCGGGAAGAAAGCAACTGGGCGCCGATAGCAAGAAAGCAGGGATTCTTTTCGTGGCCACAGCTGACCCGCGATATCTGTTACAAATTCCCCATACTCCATGCCGATTTAGTCGTTACCTTCTCTGGCAATCACGCTTTTTAGCATCGCTTAATTTGCGATTGCTTCCAAAAATTCGAGTTCGGTTTTTTGCGGAAGATTTCGGTTGGGATATCGCCCAGCGCTGGCGGACCTCATACCCGGAAATAAGGGTTGAGACCTGGGATACCCCTTTTATACGAAGTCTTGAGAATTGCCGCCTCTATGTATGTGATCACATAGGAACCACTTTCCAGGAAGCACTTTCAGCAGACAAACCTACAATTTTATTCTGGGATCCTGCAATCAACGAAATGAGGCCGGAAGCGCAACCATATTATGATCGATTGCGTGCTGCAGGGATACTGTACGACACCCCGGAAGCCGCTACCGATGGAGTGAATGTCGTCTATGATAATGTCGTAGCTTGGTGGAACGATCCGGCGCGGCAGGAGGCCCGTCGGATATTCTGCAACCGCTTTGCCCGAACATCATCGGATGCAGTGAACGAGTGGGCAGAAGAATTTATACGCATATCAAAAGAGGGGATTATAACTCGCTAA
- a CDS encoding radical SAM protein — MRILLINIALRPPPSRVYPPIGLGYIASAMKRAGFSFDLLDLDIQPKAPEEVENFLRTNRYDVVAMGCIVTGYKFVKWLSRIVKENYPESTIVVGNSVASSIPVLLLQKTGVDIAVLGEGDETIVELLKTIEDKRELGGVRGIAYKIDGEVKITPHRPIIPDINVIPIPDWDLFDIEAYIENQSKALDEPLPPIPRDQLRSFVINTARGCLHNCTFCYHVFQGEKYRWRSVESIIGELEYHNNRYDINHFYFHDELSFFSVKQAEEFANAMLAKRLKIYWAASCRSGLFTKEEHLEVAKKLKEVGGLALSFSLESTSPEILQRMHKNVGPLEFSQQVKICKRAGLAVHTSLVIGYPEETPETIKATIDCCIDNGVYPSIGYLLPQPGTPMYDYARQHKYIQDEEEYLLSMGDRQDLHVNMTKIPDQELEAIVKDEMARANRALGMDLQPDSLIKTSFYRTKSKPEE, encoded by the coding sequence ATGAGAATATTATTAATTAATATCGCGTTACGCCCTCCACCGTCGCGTGTATATCCCCCCATAGGCTTAGGCTACATTGCTTCTGCCATGAAGCGAGCTGGTTTCTCATTCGATTTGCTGGATTTGGACATCCAGCCCAAGGCTCCCGAAGAAGTCGAAAATTTTCTTCGCACTAACCGTTATGATGTGGTGGCCATGGGCTGCATCGTCACTGGGTACAAATTTGTCAAATGGCTTTCCCGTATTGTTAAAGAGAATTATCCGGAATCCACAATAGTGGTGGGAAATTCTGTGGCTTCATCCATACCGGTTTTATTATTGCAGAAAACCGGAGTTGATATCGCCGTACTGGGTGAAGGGGATGAAACTATTGTAGAATTACTAAAAACAATTGAGGACAAGAGGGAATTGGGCGGAGTCCGGGGAATTGCTTATAAGATAGATGGTGAAGTTAAAATCACTCCTCACCGCCCGATTATCCCGGATATAAATGTCATTCCCATTCCAGACTGGGATTTATTTGATATCGAAGCTTACATCGAAAATCAGTCGAAGGCCCTGGATGAGCCTTTACCGCCAATCCCCCGGGATCAGCTCAGGTCTTTTGTCATCAACACCGCCAGGGGTTGCTTGCATAACTGCACTTTTTGCTATCACGTATTCCAAGGGGAGAAATACCGCTGGCGGTCAGTGGAGTCTATAATCGGGGAATTGGAATATCATAACAACCGTTATGATATTAACCATTTTTATTTTCATGATGAACTCTCTTTCTTTTCCGTGAAACAGGCAGAAGAATTTGCCAATGCCATGCTTGCCAAGAGACTCAAAATTTACTGGGCCGCCAGTTGTCGCAGCGGCCTGTTTACCAAAGAAGAACATCTTGAGGTGGCCAAGAAACTGAAAGAAGTTGGTGGCTTAGCCTTAAGCTTCTCCTTGGAGTCGACCTCCCCCGAAATACTTCAACGGATGCATAAAAATGTGGGTCCCCTCGAATTTTCTCAACAAGTGAAAATTTGTAAGCGCGCCGGTCTGGCGGTCCATACCAGCTTAGTAATAGGCTATCCCGAAGAAACTCCAGAAACTATCAAGGCCACTATTGATTGTTGCATTGACAATGGAGTTTACCCCAGCATCGGATATTTGTTACCCCAACCCGGAACCCCCATGTACGATTATGCCCGGCAACATAAGTATATTCAGGATGAAGAGGAGTATTTGTTAAGCATGGGCGACCGGCAAGATCTACACGTGAACATGACCAAGATTCCGGATCAAGAACTAGAAGCGATAGTAAAAGATGAAATGGCCCGTGCAAACCGCGCCTTGGGGATGGATTTGCAACCGGATAGCTTGATCAAAACTAGTTTTTATCGAACCAAGTCCAAGCCTGAAGAATGA
- a CDS encoding asparagine synthase-related protein yields MSRIAGILCKHSPEQGAGLLKAMLMSLSSDKNRLSREETAGHAVLGWCGWYPGPNIASADNIIAVMDGFIYNGAELGTKNTDALLLISLYTRFGFAGALRKINGDFAAALYDPAIDTLWVARDRFGVKPLYYVSTPLHFAFASQPRPLLALPNIVGEINRKFVSLFAASHYRYFDNQPEQSPYTEIAQLPAAHFLQVTKYQVKKTVYWSLADLPDLTESKAALAEQYRALLTDAVALRLRAAKKPGFTLSGGMDSSSILSAAVYATNRKQHVFSTVYEDKTFDESEDIQPMLATKAENWHPVMVDKPDTFDLIQKMVQVHDEPVATATWLSHFLLCEQAHKHGFQSLFGGLGGDELNAGEYEYFFFHFADLRLAGREDELQNEIRMWVQYHDHPIFRKNRAVAEDALARLVDLSHPWRCLPDRRRLNKYIRALNPDYFTLNDFEPVMDHPFKSYLKNRAYQDLFRETIPCCLRAEDRQTIAFELDNFLPFLDHRLVEFMFMIPGKFKICNGVTKILLREAMRGMLPEETRRRVKKTGWNAPSHIWFSGRGKDQLIDLIHSRSFREHGVYNLHEVTNIINEHDLIVTSGKSAENHMMFLWQLVNLELWLAQVKRWSQRNDDFSQSPNFLLSKP; encoded by the coding sequence ATGTCGAGAATAGCCGGGATACTTTGTAAGCATTCCCCTGAACAAGGGGCTGGGCTTCTCAAAGCCATGCTGATGTCTCTGTCAAGTGACAAAAACCGGCTGTCCCGCGAGGAGACCGCCGGTCATGCCGTTCTTGGTTGGTGTGGATGGTATCCGGGGCCCAATATTGCCTCGGCAGATAATATTATTGCAGTCATGGACGGCTTTATTTATAACGGAGCAGAGCTTGGAACGAAAAACACTGACGCGTTGTTATTAATTTCATTATATACCCGTTTTGGGTTTGCCGGTGCATTGCGAAAAATTAACGGTGACTTCGCGGCAGCTCTCTATGATCCTGCCATTGATACCCTTTGGGTGGCCCGTGACCGGTTTGGGGTCAAGCCCCTGTACTACGTGTCTACCCCCTTACATTTTGCTTTTGCATCGCAACCGCGTCCCTTGTTGGCCTTGCCCAACATCGTCGGGGAAATCAACCGGAAATTCGTCTCCCTTTTCGCAGCGTCCCATTATCGCTATTTTGATAATCAGCCTGAGCAATCCCCTTACACCGAAATTGCTCAATTACCCGCGGCCCATTTCCTCCAAGTTACTAAATACCAAGTAAAGAAAACCGTATACTGGTCGCTGGCAGACCTGCCTGATCTTACAGAATCCAAGGCTGCTTTGGCGGAACAATATCGAGCTTTACTGACAGATGCGGTCGCTTTACGGCTGAGAGCTGCTAAAAAACCAGGGTTCACCCTGTCAGGCGGGATGGATTCTTCCTCCATTCTTTCCGCAGCAGTATATGCAACCAACCGGAAACAGCACGTTTTTTCCACGGTTTATGAAGACAAGACCTTTGACGAATCAGAAGATATCCAGCCGATGTTAGCTACCAAGGCAGAAAATTGGCATCCGGTGATGGTAGACAAGCCGGACACCTTCGACTTGATCCAGAAAATGGTCCAGGTTCACGACGAACCCGTGGCCACCGCCACTTGGCTTTCACACTTTCTGCTATGCGAGCAGGCCCATAAGCATGGTTTTCAGTCCCTATTTGGAGGCTTGGGCGGGGATGAATTGAACGCCGGAGAATATGAGTACTTTTTTTTCCATTTTGCCGACCTGCGTTTAGCTGGTCGTGAAGATGAGCTGCAGAACGAAATCCGCATGTGGGTCCAATATCATGACCATCCAATATTTCGGAAAAACCGGGCTGTAGCTGAAGATGCCCTGGCGCGCCTCGTTGATCTTTCGCACCCCTGGCGGTGTCTTCCTGACCGCCGCCGCCTTAACAAATATATCCGGGCCCTGAATCCTGATTATTTCACACTCAACGACTTTGAACCGGTAATGGATCATCCGTTCAAGAGTTACCTCAAAAACCGTGCTTATCAGGACCTCTTTCGGGAAACCATCCCGTGCTGTCTCCGGGCTGAGGACCGCCAGACAATCGCCTTTGAACTCGATAACTTCTTGCCGTTTTTGGACCATCGCCTCGTCGAATTCATGTTCATGATCCCAGGCAAGTTTAAGATTTGTAACGGGGTTACCAAAATCTTGCTCCGTGAAGCAATGCGTGGGATGTTGCCCGAAGAAACGAGAAGACGGGTTAAGAAGACCGGATGGAATGCACCTAGTCATATATGGTTTTCAGGTCGCGGCAAAGACCAACTCATAGATTTGATTCATTCCCGATCATTTCGGGAGCACGGGGTCTATAATCTTCATGAAGTAACCAACATTATTAATGAACACGACCTCATCGTAACCTCCGGTAAATCTGCCGAAAATCATATGATGTTTTTGTGGCAACTGGTTAATTTGGAATTATGGTTGGCGCAGGTCAAAAGATGGAGCCAACGGAACGATGATTTTTCCCAATCTCCTAACTTCTTGCTATCCAAACCGTAA